The Christensenella timonensis DNA segment CAAATAAGCGGGTGAAAAAATGGAATTAACAAAAGAACAAATGAGGAAAATCTATTATCAGATGTTCAGCTCCCGAACGTTTGAGGAACGCGTAAACGAAATGTTTATGAAGGGCCTCATCCACGGGACGACGCACCTTGCGGTCGGCGAGGAAGCGACGGCTGCCGGCGGGATCGGCGCGCTTGAGCCGGACGACTACATCATGAGCTGCCACAGGGGGCATGCACACTGTATCGCGAAGGGTGCGGACGTAAAACGCATGATGTGCGAACTGCTCGGTAAGAAAGACGGCTTCTGCAAGGGCCTCGGCGGCTCGATGCATATCGTCGATATTTCCGTGGGCAACTATGGCGCGAACGGCGTGATCGGGCCTGCGATCCCGATGGCCACAGGCGTAGCCCTCGCGATCAAAAAGGACAAGAGCAACAAGGTGATCCTCGACTATTTTGGAGACGGTACTTCAAACTCCGGTTTATTCCATGAAGCGCTCAACATGGCGGCGCTGTGGAAGCTGCCCATCGTATATATGTGTGAAAACAACCTGTATGGTATGTCTACGCCGGTGGAAAACAGCGTCTCCGTCAAAGATATCGCGACAAGGGCGAAGGCTTACGGCATCCCGGGAGTGATCGTTGACGGGACGGACGTCCTCGCGATCATGGACGTGGTGAAAGAAGCGGCAGACCGCGCACGCCGCGGCGAGGGCCCGACGCTCA contains these protein-coding regions:
- a CDS encoding thiamine pyrophosphate-dependent dehydrogenase E1 component subunit alpha; the encoded protein is MELTKEQMRKIYYQMFSSRTFEERVNEMFMKGLIHGTTHLAVGEEATAAGGIGALEPDDYIMSCHRGHAHCIAKGADVKRMMCELLGKKDGFCKGLGGSMHIVDISVGNYGANGVIGPAIPMATGVALAIKKDKSNKVILDYFGDGTSNSGLFHEALNMAALWKLPIVYMCENNLYGMSTPVENSVSVKDIATRAKAYGIPGVIVDGTDVLAIMDVVKEAADRARRGEGPTLIEAKTYRYLGHSKSDKRAYRTREEEAEWKAKDPIISFGKYMLEHGFTQQEIDDIRSLVERECEEAVEYAQAAETITLEEAKKLVFA